GGTGATATCAATGGCTTCACTAGCACCGCTCGTTACAATAATTTCTTGGTCTGGGTCATACTGCAGCTGATATTTACCAGAAATATATGCTGAAACAGCTTTTCTCAGCTCAATATCGCCTGCATTATGTGTATACACGGTATAATTATTATCAATGGCTTGTTTAGCAGCTGTTTTAATATGATCAGGAGTAGGAAAGTCAGGCTGACCTATGGTTAATGAAATCATATTCTTGTTTCCAGATACTAAATTATAAAATTTTCTAATTCCTGAGATTTCAACTTTTTTTACGAGTGGGTTAAGTAAATGATCCATGTTAAGTGCCCCCTTTTTAGCTACTACTTATTTTAGCACTTTAACGAGGTGAATTTCTATCGTTAGACGAAACAACTGTTAAACTAGACGTTAAACCATTTATTTAATAGAAAACAGCTAAGGATTTGATGACTTGATAAATACGTTTGTTATTACTAAAGATCATAAAATGATTATAGATTGTCCGCTAGAAGAAGTGAAAAAAGATCATGTCGAATGGTACTGGGTAGATTTTAACCAGCCTTCAAAAAGTGAAATCGAACAATTAGCTGCTTTTTTTCAGTTTCATCCCTTAGCTATTGAGGATTGCTTAGATCATTATCAGCAGCGGCCGAAGCTTGATTTTTATGATGGCTATGAATTTTTAGTCATCCATGCGCTTGAAAAAAAACGACTAAATGCCGTGGAACTGGACATGTTCGTCGGACATGACTTTATTGTCACCTTTCATAAAGAAGCGATTATAGAGATAGAGGAAATCTGGAACAAGGTTACCCAAAGTCAACAGCCATTGAAAGGCCCCTTCTTTTTAATGCATGGAATTATCGATAAGCTGGTGGATGAATATTTCCCGTTAATATATCACATGGAGCGGGAATTAAACGAGATTGAAGATAATCGGGCCAATAAAAACATAAGTCATTTAATGGATCGTTTATTTGATTTACGATCAGATCTATCAATATTCAGAAAAACTATTCTTCCGATGCGCGACTTGTTATATCGTATGGTTCATTCTGACAGACTGAAATTCTTAACTGATCAGCATCTATATTTCAATGACGTTTATGATCATTTATTGAAACTTTCAGAAATGCTTGATTCGTATCGTGATTTTTCTTCAGATATTAGGGACAGTTACCTCTCAGTTAATTCAAATAATATGAATGAAACAATGATGACATTAACGGTTATTACAACAATCTTTATGCCATTAACTTTTATTGCAGGAGTTTATGGTATGAACTTCAAAAATATGCCGGAACTTGAATGGCATTATGGTTATTACATAGTTCTTGGGGGCATGGGTGGAATTGCGTTGTGTATGTTTATGTACTTTGTCAAAAAAAATTGGTTGACCATCAATCGGAAAAACAGGAAATAAGGATGAAACTTAGCGAAAAAAATGATAAAAATCAGTGTCTATTTTCCTATTTTTTCGATTATTAATGAAGATTTTGGTAAAAATAATGCTGTTTTGTTACAATTAATATGCAATTATTAGTAGATAACTAGGGTTAAAGGAGGAAGGGTTTTATGAGTAAAGTAGCTGTAAATGACTATGGGAATATAAGCGAGAGGTATGGAGGATTTTGGGTTCGAGTGGCTGCTTCAATCATTGATGGAATCATTATCACAGTTCCAATGAGCGTTCTTTTCATTATTTATAGCTTTATTACGGCGCCGGAGGAGGGTACTGCTACTGATGAAGAATTGGTGACAATGCTTCTTGGATACACCGTTATTTACATTATCGCGTTAATAGGTATAGCATTATATTATATTTTGACAACTGCGTCGAAAATGCAAGGTACTGTTGGGAAAAAAATAATGGGGTTAAAAGTAGTAGATTTGAATGGGAATCGTCTTACCTTTGGTCGAGCAACCGGCAGATATTTTGCAACTATACTGTCAGGGATGATTTTTAACATTGGATATTTAATGGCTGCTTTTACGGAAAAAAAACAAACGCTGCATGATATGATAGCTAGTACATTAGTTGTAAAAAAATAAATTTAACAAAAAAGCCGGTTTCTTACATAGAAATCGGCTTTTT
The Peribacillus sp. FSL H8-0477 genome window above contains:
- the corA gene encoding magnesium/cobalt transporter CorA — its product is MINTFVITKDHKMIIDCPLEEVKKDHVEWYWVDFNQPSKSEIEQLAAFFQFHPLAIEDCLDHYQQRPKLDFYDGYEFLVIHALEKKRLNAVELDMFVGHDFIVTFHKEAIIEIEEIWNKVTQSQQPLKGPFFLMHGIIDKLVDEYFPLIYHMERELNEIEDNRANKNISHLMDRLFDLRSDLSIFRKTILPMRDLLYRMVHSDRLKFLTDQHLYFNDVYDHLLKLSEMLDSYRDFSSDIRDSYLSVNSNNMNETMMTLTVITTIFMPLTFIAGVYGMNFKNMPELEWHYGYYIVLGGMGGIALCMFMYFVKKNWLTINRKNRK
- a CDS encoding RDD family protein, which encodes MSKVAVNDYGNISERYGGFWVRVAASIIDGIIITVPMSVLFIIYSFITAPEEGTATDEELVTMLLGYTVIYIIALIGIALYYILTTASKMQGTVGKKIMGLKVVDLNGNRLTFGRATGRYFATILSGMIFNIGYLMAAFTEKKQTLHDMIASTLVVKK